In Mangifera indica cultivar Alphonso chromosome 7, CATAS_Mindica_2.1, whole genome shotgun sequence, the genomic window TGGTTTATTAGGTGATAGAGATGTTTGTGTGTTAACAGGAAATCACTCAACAAAATGCCTATTTTGGACCTATTCTAAATGAAGAGAGTGACGTAGTGATGAGTCCAAATGCACAAAGTTTATCATGTTCTAAACGAAAAAGATGGTCAAAGGTTTGGGATGATTTCACAAAGTATGTAGGTGAAGATGGAAAAGAACAAGCTAGgtgtaaacattgtaagaaagAGTTTGTAGGATCAAGTAAAAGTGGAACCACACATCTCAAAAATCATTTACAAAGTTGCGTTGGTTTGAGAAATCCAAGTGCAGTTGCAGACaaagtaaaagagaaaagtATGATTGGTCCGAATTTGAATGGCTCTGATTTTGTGCGAAGGATAATTAAGTATGGGCTAAGCGGCTTCAAGGATGATATTCTTGTTGTTTATGAACAAGAGAAGTGTAAATCTCGTGGATATATAGATAAGCTCCCTTCTCGTTTTAACGTAACAATTGAGAGGGGGCTGTGGAGGCCTTTTTGGTTTATGAGAATTTGGTTTGTTGATGATAGTTGGGAATTGagaaacattattatttttgtggCAAAAtgtgaagatgaggatgaagatgaagatgaagatgaagacgaagattatTACTGTGAAATTTTGAAGTCTTTGCTTGTGGACTGGAACATACATAGAAAAATATGTTCTATGTTTATCAAGGATGGAAAAGGATACGAGGAAGTTACCAAGAATTTGAACAACTAGTTCAACAATGGAGGTTCACTACCTTTTATTGGGACAGTTGTTTCGGGTTATGCTTTATTAAAGATATTTGATTgggattttttaaatcatttgaaagaaatttcgccaaataatattattggtaaagCGTCTAAGCTTAGGGACTACATCTGCACACCTTCCAATGATCAAAAGTTTGGATATGCGACATATCTAGCTCAATCCAAAGGCAAAATGGTGACTTCCGAAATTGTTCCTCGTTCGTCGATTGAGATTGACGTTCTGCTTGGGTGGGTAATGGGATGTAAAGAAGCATTTAGTGAATTGGAGCATATAGATCCCGATTTCAAGTTTATCAATTTTACAAAAGAGGATTGGGATGATGCAACTTTATTGTATGGTAGTTGGCAAGTGCTACATGATTTCAAAGAGGAAATTTTTAACTTGGTAGATCCTACATGTAAAACCGTCAGTGTGAATTTCGAAATAGTTCGTGACGTCTTTTTTAAATTGGTTCAATTGAGGAAAAGTGATAATTATTACATCTGCCACATTGCATCACTTTTCAAAGAAAATCTTGCAAAATATTGGAAGAATTCTAGGTCAATTTTAGAAGTCAGGGTCATTTTGGATCCACGGTGTAAATTGGAGATGGTAGAAAATATCTACAAAATGATTTATGATAATGATTCTGAGATACACCTTCAAAAAGCGATTGATGATGTTAcaaatattttcaatgaatatgTAAAAGGCATGTCATCATCCTCTTCAAGCCATGACTATAGTGCTTCACTTGAATCAGAATTCAGCTGTTATTTGAGAGATGAGTATCCTCAAGATGAAAGGTTTGATATTCTACAATGGTGGCGTGACAAATCTCAAATTTATCCAACAGTGGCTAGAATGACACGTGATTTCTTTTCAATACCTATTAAGATTCCTTGTTTAGATTCTTCCTTGTGGTATGCATTTCAAGGTATTCATGCTAGTAATAGTTGCCATGATCTCAATGATGACTTCAAATCCAAATTGGCATGTACAAAAAATTGGTTGAATGtctttgaaaataattaattaagttgttgaatatatgttataatttttgtCCTTTTAATGTGGAAAGGATTaacattttgttatataaaaatgataaaatattatgcTTCTCAGGGTTTTTCGTCAATTGCCATATGGTGTGTACATCTTGATTGCCAgtttataaatatcattttatctttgagatttaaaatattataataacatctCTATTGGATTGACTTATGTATAGTACTTAGAGTTGTAAatgtcattttgaaaaatttattacagACAAATAGacattttttcttatcttatttaaaaaaattactacatCCATCTCATATAATTTGACATATTATAATAGCCCTGATAGTTTGTAATATAATCTTTTCACCCCTAATATGTTGTATTTTGTCCAATTTTTTAAGTGTGTGATTATCATTTTTGTAACTAATAGAGAGCatagtgaaaatttaaatattagaaaataaatacaaacttttttcaaatttccaaaacccttcaaaacatttattaacaccctaatgttttaaaattgtagtttttccttaaatatatgattatatgtcattgacacttatttttacttgtattagttatttttttttatttttaattgaaattaacataaatttggagttaaaaattattaaataaaattttagggataAAGTGCTATTTAgcttgagattttttttttaatcttttcaacaattttataaaaaatttaatacaccaattgggaaaatgactatttcaaaCTCAAAGAGTGGAAATACAttatttcaccaaaccttggttTGGAAAAAGTCATTCCATCTAAATTAGTTGGGAAACCAATAGGGTTTTTAAGTATACTTGATGAAGGGGTAGCTTAGGTCGGGTGCATGTTGGGTTGATATAAGTGTGGGTAAAACAGGTACGTGTCGAAAAAGAGTCAAGTTTCCAAAACCCATACTCGACCCTATGGGTACATGTCAACTCGCAAGTTACttgctaatttatttttttactgtttctcttttgtttttattattttaaactattcatttcataattttcaataatttgaaatatgtgaaatttgtgtTGAGTGTATTGCAAGTTTAATGTTGAAGAGAAAGACTAAGATGAATAGGAAAAAAGTGATGGGTGACCTACGGGCATACCCAACCCACCCGAAAAATTCATTATCCATGGATATAGATCCAAAATTCTAAAACCCGAACCCATTTTTAGATGGGTCTTGCAAGTAACTCACCCATTTTgcaagatttatttttaaagttgttATGAGTTGCAATTAAATATTAGCGAATTGATTCCAAGATCTTAGTTTGTCACATGTTAATATGTTATgcttgttttatatatttatttttagtacacgtaatcaaggtttttaaaaccagaCCGGAGTAAAAACCGTTTTGAGTAGTGGCTTTGGTTGGACCGGTTGGACCGTTTGATCCGGCTGATTCGACCGGTTACCCTTGAGAATCACTGCACACTCAACTAATTCATTCTTATTAGTTTCACAACCTATCAAATCTTGCAGACTCTCATTTAAGCTCCGCTCATCAAACAAATTACAATTGGAGGAACTAAAAAGCTCTGATTCTATCTTACTTAGAATTTTATCTACCCAATATTCAGCATCTAAAGGCTTCCACTCACCATTCTCAATAAACTCAATCACTTTACCGGGAATCTGAAACTCCAATTCCACCCCATCAAGATTCCTCCAATGAAACTCTCTGGAATGCTTTCTATACAACCCCAAACCTCCAAACTTCAGGCGACAATCACAACACTCCCAACACATCCAAGTTTTGTGTTCTTTAGCAAAATCAATGGCTTCCTTGTCTACCAAATGAACATTTATTGATTTTCAGTTTCTTTGAAGCTCTTCAAGACTCACTTTAAAGAAATCCCTTTTCTTCTCAGCATTTAATGTATTCCAGAAGGACATATATTCCACTCTCTTTACATCATAAACCTCATAGTACTTCTCCATACCGTTTTGAGTACGCAGGACTGAAGCAATGGCGTCGACGGCAACACAGGTCTAGATTTGAGCAACGTCGGCAACGCTGGAAACAATTTCTATTGAAGTGGTATACgtaaaattaaaaaggtaaaaaagaaaaggtgTAGTAAAAAACTGTggcacaataaaaaataatattttattaatttattttacactGCATCTGTTGACTCAACAGTGAATGTGCTGGGCCGGTTTGGAATTGTGAACCGGATTAGACCGCAAGTTGCAGTTATTTTATCTATCGCCCGCTACCACCACATAtttctttgtaaaatttatCTATCAAATCCACATgttctaaattcaaataacccctttaatatttttacttgtttgattttcaacaagagttttctattctttaaaaaatcaaatgctTGATCTTTACTCTTCAAAAAATACATCTAAACTCTTCtagaataatcatcaacaaatGTTAAGAAATAATGTGCATTAGAGAGGGAATTAGGTAGTAGTGGAGATCCCTATAAGTTTGAATGAATGTAATCTAGCACCTGTTTAGATCTATGAGTTGTTGTAGTGAACTTTAGTCTTTTACCTTTAcctaaaacacaatttttacaaaaatctaaaacatcAATTCTGTTAGAATCTATTAGTTTATGTTTAACCAACTCTTGCAACCCCATCAAACTTAGATGCCCTAGTCTTTTATGACATAAGATATTGTCATCGGTTTTGTTAAACTTAGGAATGATTGAATCCCCTACAACTAAACCTACATCCAAGTTAAAAGTGTTTTCTCTAGTCCAATCCACTAATAATAGTTTAGTTTCAACAATACAACAAGAGTTTCTAAGATTAACAATGCAAAGTTACAACAATAATCTAAACACAGAAGAGCAAAGGAAGAAACGACCTTCTCATAGACCGGGAAACTCAAAACCGACACAATCAAAGCAAACCAAAAAGCCTTAGGTAGCCTCCAAAGAGAATGCAATGCGTCAAAACTAAAGGAAAGAAGTGATCTATTTTAATTCCCCTATAATTATCTCTCTAATAAGGTTGGGTTAATATCTAACCCTtggttttacttaaatgcccttgcaTTCTAAGCTAAAGACATCACAACCCTTACACAACTAATTACCAGAATGCCCTCGTCAATTTGAGACACAAAATAACATATCTAATTGCCACTAGACCAAACATAACATATGTTATTCACATTGTTAGATAATTCATGGTTGGTCCTTATACTACTCACTTTAAGACAATACTTAGCATCTTTGGATATATCAAGAGTAGTTTGTTCTacagttttcatttttatgttaaataatcattttaaaaaaatataagaaatggaAACGtgagaaaacttataaatataaaaaatataagggtttttttataaatactaaattttttagaataaaaatacataaacttgtataatataaaactaaataataaaaaaaataaagagaaaaaatattataaaatagaatcataaaacctattgtaaattgtttttaagCAAACGtatgtagatatttaagaaaaaagcaACAATATACACtaatttatatgatatgttGGGAAAAAGATGAGTAACACATCAAAAAGTAGAgaggagatgaattcaatatgagatttaaagatattttcgatttgaaaatataaaagatatgtgtttaatcgatttcacgatttttcttctaaaataaatgtgtttcaaaatttttcaaaaattttgaagacTCAAAACATTTCCTACAAGTTTCGGGGAGTTTCGAAAATGAAAACGTTTCTGAAACGTGGAAACGTATcctattgtaattttattgaaatattattcaatggacattaaaaatgattaaaaaaagaattatttctttacggaaataataaaaaatattttcatttcaacaaCTGTAACATGCCATTAGGAGATTTCACCATATATTCTATCGTAAAAATTTTATACTGTGATACATTACTTAAGGGTCCAAGTATGATTAAACTATACCCAAAAAGcttaattttctgttaaatatttatggatgataaatagatatacataaataaaataggcTAAAAcactattttctacccaagtttTGATACATTTGAAACGTTACATttatgaggtttgaaaaacttaaagcTTTGCCTATGAGCCAGTTgaggttaaaattttatgttagagaatagagtaaaattatcattttactaacaatattaaaaaataaaattaattacattttcttccctaagttttaaaaactatcattttacccctacctaaaattttctaactttgaaaagtcaaatACCCTCTCCTCCAAgtcttaaggtttttttcttctctccttcgACTATCTTCTTTGGCGATGAGACAAAAAGACTGATCTCTTTGTCAGAGACGCTGACCAACATTTTAGAGTGAAGAGAGGAGGTTATTGACGCCAGAGATAGTGGTCAATGGGGTGAAGgaaaaaaaccttagatttGAGGGgaattatgatttttcaaagttaaaaaactttaagtatgagtgaaattgttagtttttaaaatttaagagaaaaacaaatatattttatatattttttaatattattagtaaaataatgattttttctttatttctagcaaaaaaaattcaatgataGCTGATCTATGGGTgatattttgagttttttaaactctgTGGATATGACTTGGagaataattcaaaatttgggtgggaaacagtcttTTGGCTAATAGAATATATTTATCTCCTGTAACGCACAGAAAGGTACTTCCAAATGTAACGACCACCACTCCTCTTTCTTTTTGACTGTCAGAGGCCTATGAAAGAGCAAAGAAGCCGCCATTGGTGACCCTAATTTCATCAGTTTTCTATCGTTCAAAAGCTTAACTTCTACCAACCACTTAGTTTGACTAACAGAAGATAAAGACGAACAATGAAAGAGCAAAGAGACCGGCACTCACTTGCCTAATGTCTATTTAATATTTGTCCAGCGCAAGCTTCATCAGTTTCTCTTATTCAAAAGCTTACATATCAAATCATTTAGGCTCATTTGTAAGGAAAGAGATGGATCTTATCACAACTCAACTTACTCCTCCAGATTATTTACTAGTAAGTagtagttttatctttaatgttaaatcaatttcaatGATCTCCTGTTTTCCCTTTCTGATGCCTGTGTAATATATGTAGCTACAAAAGTCAAAAATCAGTAAAGAAATCAAGaatttgaaagattttgtaCAACAGTACAAAAATATCCTAGAAATGAAGAATGAGATTATAGACTGTCTTCAATCGCTTCAACGAGATCTACAGGTAACCTTACATGATATTCCAAAgttaaaagttatatatatatatatatatatatatatatatatatatatatatatatatataggtttgAATGTTAAAGACACAAATAACTATCTATATTTATCTACATAAATTGAAATtacatataatacaatatgaaataaaatttgtgaaatatCAAGACCGATCTCCAACCATTGCAAGATGAGAAAATGTTCTTAAATGTAAAACCTTCTATGAGATCCAATTTTGCAAAACGATggtatatgtaattttttaaaaattgattaccTAAGGACCTTAAATTGTAAACATTTTCTATATTTAGGGTATACGTGGGCCGGTTTGAGAGATTTATCCAACCAAATtgcaaaaaatgatttaaaaaattttcaaacctactcaaaccattttaagtttcacaccaaaccaaatcaaactgaaaacaTATAGTTTGAATTGTAGTTTaaaccaattaaaataatttatttctaaatgtatattatttaataaaattaataaaattataattttctataacataatataaacatgtaaaataagtatgaaatatatataatatagatgtaaagaaaatgataaaatatataagaaaaaataagtatgaaaaaataaacacCTAATTACTTGttgaaaattctatcaaatatagttatataatttacttttgtaaaaaaatatgatttagttcaatttgaaaattgcccaaaacGTAACCTAAACTGGAAAaaacaactttaaaaattttcaactcaaactaaatcattttacaatctaaactatattaaactataatttttaaacggttcaatttagtttttatggtttaaattgaattatgcaCATTTTTATCTATATCTTTCCATTAAGGATTAAATTGAAGGATGAGTGGAGTTATGGATCACTTTCTATAATTACTTCATGAAACTTTATTGATTGCATAGAGTTTGACATGAAAAAGAAGTTATGGTAGAAAAATCGTCACTTAAACTCTctcattttattgaaataattttatcttttattgaaCAAAAGTTGAAAGGTATTTTACTGACgtttatattacatatattttttactttgttaTAATTAGAATCTCTTTTTCATGTAAAGGAAAAATTGCCTTCTAATCGAAgtatatgattctttttttcaattaataaaaatcgATTTATTAAACCAGCTTATAtgaatctttaataaaaaaggaaaaggaaaattgGGTCCTACAGCTTTTCCATTCAAAGAATACTtgcttttatataattttatttatagtattgaaaatttgaaaaggagaaattttaatagaagGGAATGAATTGGTTTTCGATTTTAGAGTATTTCAGAGTTAAaacaaattagacaaaattCAACTTTCATTCAAATAGAAAACAATTTAGAATAATTCtactaggaaaaaaaattaattccaagaaaaatttaaaatattttttttagttgaatAACATTAAATGGacttttttcaaaaacaaaatttatattttatacaagAGCATGTCTGTCCAAACCAAAATGACaaagtttcttattttattattttcattgaaaatgGGAAGGATATTAAATCTTTAGTGCAACGTGGAGGGCCAACTCTATCTTCCAACATCAATGGAACAGAACAACACCATGTACAGGTTCATTTTCCCTCtctttatatcatatatttgaaagaaattaaagttataa contains:
- the LOC123220368 gene encoding zinc finger BED domain-containing protein RICESLEEPER 4-like isoform X1 codes for the protein MDLRNVQVSPREYLQLRKFKISEEMKCLKDFVQQYNNIPEIRDDIIDYLQSLRRDLQDIESSLQRGEPPVFSNINETDRHHGQEITQQNAYFGPILNEESDVVMSPNAQSLSCSKRKRWSKVWDDFTKYVGEDGKEQARCKHCKKEFVGSSKSGTTHLKNHLQSCVGLRNPSAVADKVKEKSMIGPNLNGSDFVRRIIKYGLSGFKDDILVVYEQEKCKSRGYIDKLPSRFNVTIERGLWRPFWFMRIWFVDDSWELRNIIIFVAKCEDEDEDEDEDEDEDYYCEILKSLLVDWNIHRKICSMFIKDGKGYEEVTKNLNN
- the LOC123220872 gene encoding zinc finger BED domain-containing protein DAYSLEEPER-like, whose translation is MVTSEIVPRSSIEIDVLLGWVMGCKEAFSELEHIDPDFKFINFTKEDWDDATLLYGSWQVLHDFKEEIFNLVDPTCKTVSVNFEIVRDVFFKLVQLRKSDNYYICHIASLFKENLAKYWKNSRSILEVRVILDPRCKLEMVENIYKMIYDNDSEIHLQKAIDDVTNIFNEYVKGMSSSSSSHDYSASLESEFSCYLRDEYPQDERFDILQWWRDKSQIYPTVARMTRDFFSIPIKIPCLDSSLWYAFQGIHASNSCHDLNDDFKSKLACTKNWLNVFENN